One genomic region from Candidatus Poribacteria bacterium encodes:
- a CDS encoding ABC transporter permease, translating to MLMTLIQKEIMHHILSVRFVALLLMCVLLIPLTLSIGYRNYQQNLVDYQEAVKLANIEEAKMNPKMELKPELEVSKLFLKPTPLSVFANGLGDALPSYLGMTRNGITQGAPALVSDSLSYLLGHLDLLFLVGTVFSLLALLFTFDAVAGEREAGTLRITLSNSLPRDLFLWSKLIGGYLVFVVPFLISLLFGLLMLVWQGFPLGESEIFPRVVSLTVVSLLYIGVFFAIGTVISTYLDNSKTALIIAFTVWVFAVLITPRVGFLAAKFIAPTQTSQSVYLEKTALRENFNAELEEKKAKIHQEFWKNRQQPSFDEQIANTLAGGISDVDKEVQPVEEEFRQKFKESADEIDRRYKRDKARQESVGETLSRITPTSSLIYLTTNLTQTGKTKRDNYFQAGHRYYDALDTDWFSKVVDHISMRMMTAEDTVTITQPPSLEIMALGEVLRQSMVDLLLLCFFAVVLTTVAFLKFFRSDI from the coding sequence ATGCTAATGACATTGATTCAGAAAGAGATTATGCACCACATTTTGAGCGTCCGTTTCGTCGCGCTCTTGCTGATGTGTGTGTTGCTTATTCCACTTACGCTTTCTATCGGTTATCGAAATTATCAACAGAACCTTGTTGATTACCAAGAAGCCGTTAAATTGGCAAACATTGAGGAAGCAAAGATGAACCCGAAGATGGAACTGAAGCCGGAGTTGGAAGTTTCTAAACTTTTCCTCAAGCCGACACCGCTGAGCGTTTTCGCAAACGGATTAGGGGATGCCCTGCCGAGTTATCTTGGAATGACGCGCAATGGAATTACACAAGGTGCTCCAGCTTTGGTTTCAGATTCTCTTTCTTACCTTTTGGGACATCTTGATTTGCTATTTCTTGTAGGTACTGTTTTCAGTTTGCTTGCACTCTTGTTTACTTTTGATGCTGTTGCTGGGGAAAGAGAAGCCGGAACACTTCGGATTACGCTATCAAATTCCTTGCCGCGCGACCTCTTCCTATGGAGTAAGCTGATCGGTGGTTACTTAGTGTTCGTCGTTCCATTCTTGATATCACTGCTATTCGGTTTACTGATGCTTGTTTGGCAAGGTTTTCCGCTTGGGGAGTCTGAAATTTTTCCACGGGTGGTGAGTCTAACTGTCGTTTCGCTACTCTACATTGGGGTTTTCTTCGCAATTGGAACGGTTATTTCTACCTATTTAGATAATTCCAAGACCGCGCTGATTATCGCATTTACGGTTTGGGTGTTCGCCGTACTTATTACACCGCGTGTTGGGTTCCTCGCGGCGAAATTCATCGCGCCGACCCAAACATCGCAGAGTGTCTATCTTGAAAAGACGGCTCTCCGTGAGAATTTCAATGCAGAACTTGAAGAAAAGAAAGCGAAGATACACCAAGAATTCTGGAAAAATCGTCAGCAGCCTTCCTTTGATGAACAGATAGCGAACACTCTTGCTGGGGGCATCAGTGATGTGGATAAAGAGGTGCAACCGGTTGAGGAGGAATTTCGGCAGAAATTCAAGGAGAGTGCTGACGAAATAGATCGACGTTACAAACGGGACAAAGCGCGGCAAGAATCTGTAGGTGAAACGCTTTCTCGGATCACACCCACATCTTCGCTCATCTATCTCACAACAAATTTAACCCAGACCGGAAAGACAAAAAGAGACAATTACTTTCAAGCGGGTCATCGCTATTATGATGCGCTTGATACGGATTGGTTTAGCAAAGTTGTAGATCATATCTCTATGAGAATGATGACAGCAGAAGATACCGTTACAATCACACAACCACCCTCTTTAGAAATTATGGCCTTAGGCGAGGTGCTCCGTCAATCAATGGTGGACCTCCTATTGCTCTGTTTTTTTGCAGTGGTATTGACTACGGTGGCGTTCCTAAAATTCTTCCGCTCCGATATTTAA
- a CDS encoding ABC transporter permease, with protein MLMTLIQKEIMHHILSVRFVALLLMCLLLVPLTLSINYRRYSQNLVDYQESIKREQTEAKENPPNASDPNTEVSKLFLKPTPLSVFANGLEDALPTYLGMTRNGVRQGSAGVSQASVAYVLGNLDFLFIVGTVFSLLALLFTFDAVAGEREAGTLRINLSNPLPRDVFLWSKLIGGYIVFVVPFLVSFLLGLLLLVWQGFPLGELKVALPVLGLTVISLLYIAVFFAIGVVISTYLDNAKTALIVAFTFWVLAVLIAPRGAFVVAKLVAPTRTQQAVYMEKTVLRNNLTKDRDEKIMKKMTETFAGSEGIHIRSDDERIDEIKKPINEQFRQEFQNQTDKIDRDYQREKDRQEYVGETLSRIAPTSSLTYIAMNLTQTGKLKRDGYFQTGERYYSQLDDSYFSEVSDDVLGQVMQLMNRMNDSSESETEKIPPPPTLTEPSLSDTLRRSAVDVLLLGFFALAFTTVAFLKFFRSDI; from the coding sequence ATGCTAATGACCTTGATACAAAAAGAGATTATGCACCACATTTTGAGCGTCCGGTTCGTCGCGCTTCTGTTAATGTGCCTTTTGCTCGTTCCGCTCACCCTTTCGATCAATTACCGTAGGTATAGCCAGAACCTTGTAGACTACCAAGAGTCGATCAAACGCGAACAGACAGAGGCGAAAGAAAATCCTCCGAACGCGTCGGACCCGAACACAGAGGTTTCCAAGTTGTTCCTCAAACCTACACCTTTGAGTGTCTTTGCGAACGGTTTAGAGGATGCGCTTCCGACGTATCTTGGAATGACGCGTAATGGGGTCCGGCAAGGTTCAGCAGGGGTTTCTCAAGCATCCGTTGCGTATGTCTTAGGAAATCTTGATTTCCTGTTTATCGTAGGGACAGTTTTCAGTCTGTTGGCACTTCTGTTTACTTTTGATGCTGTAGCAGGGGAGCGGGAGGCGGGAACTCTTCGGATAAACCTGTCAAACCCTCTTCCGCGAGATGTATTCTTGTGGAGCAAACTGATTGGCGGATACATTGTGTTTGTCGTTCCGTTCTTGGTGTCTTTCCTCTTAGGGTTGCTCTTGCTGGTCTGGCAAGGCTTTCCGCTCGGTGAGCTCAAAGTCGCACTACCCGTTTTGGGTTTGACGGTTATCTCGCTCCTCTATATTGCTGTGTTTTTTGCGATAGGTGTGGTCATTTCAACCTATCTGGACAATGCCAAGACAGCACTGATTGTCGCTTTTACGTTTTGGGTGCTTGCCGTGCTGATCGCACCACGCGGGGCGTTTGTCGTTGCTAAACTCGTCGCACCCACTCGGACACAGCAGGCTGTTTATATGGAAAAAACGGTGCTTCGTAACAATCTGACGAAAGATAGGGACGAAAAAATTATGAAAAAAATGACTGAAACTTTCGCCGGTAGCGAAGGTATCCATATTCGCTCAGACGACGAAAGAATCGATGAAATCAAAAAGCCGATCAATGAACAGTTTCGACAGGAATTCCAGAATCAAACGGACAAAATTGACAGGGACTATCAGCGTGAGAAGGATCGGCAAGAATATGTTGGAGAAACACTTTCTCGGATCGCGCCAACATCCTCTCTAACATACATTGCTATGAACCTCACGCAAACGGGTAAGTTGAAAAGGGACGGCTATTTCCAAACGGGTGAGCGGTACTATAGTCAACTTGATGACTCTTATTTCAGCGAAGTTTCAGACGATGTACTGGGGCAGGTGATGCAGTTAATGAATCGGATGAACGATTCTTCTGAATCCGAAACAGAAAAAATACCACCGCCGCCAACCCTGACGGAGCCTTCTTTATCGGACACATTGCGTCGCTCTGCGGTGGATGTACTCTTACTCGGTTTTTTCGCTTTGGCGTTTACAACGGTGGCATTTCTGAAGTTCTTCCGTTCCGATATTTGA
- a CDS encoding sigma-70 family RNA polymerase sigma factor, whose translation MEQKDAKLIQRILEGDQDAFSPLVNKYQKGVHALAWRKVGDFHIAQEIAQDAFLKAYQKLGTLKSYESFGGWLYVIASNLCLDWLRKNPPPEQSLEVTDASEVNQVSYSRYIAGKQAAEADETRREIVKKLLQKLPESERTVMTLHYLGEMTIKTISEFLGVSPNTVKSRLNRARNRLKKEEDMIRQNLGSFQLPAQLAENIMREISRMTPTAPATNKPVIPWALSAASAVLVLLLMGVGTQYLSRFQKPYDLNATSERTVEIIEANFVLDSPAKPAVRNQAGSSTTPGKNPSAGQKPDARLFAAAINETEVSTPKPQWIQTKGPEGGLVNSLFTTTSGDIYAGTPTSLYKLADDARAWRLVNARSASSLGIQDWIAGGIQMTEHGDMLYLATDTEVLASTDRGETWDSLGTHSEGSPRGLAVTDAGFYIAFIEDIFFSEGNQTAWVSLKDGLETEKIRGLVSVENTVFVGTDTGLYRRNAEVWEQLSVGPADKRGQKLTVHALAASEHRLYVAAGWEFTNEIGTQGKAIMTGDNWWSVYRSTDLGDTWYAINPRKRTENERKPKGGISTLFPPKGANSTPVDFTYSNFKIITSGAKVMLAHPRELFYSVNAGETWTSLDLKDRSAGMNNIAPPIVMLDADTFYRGSQAGVYRTTDAGESWHQLNTGLAGTTVMDLFSINGKLYASEMDGLVTSTDGGESWTPFTVDAPPMGGISVFRKFDDVLYMKGMAVIKPQILRLSTEGDKFIPIPGIPKIFEKVDPLNNELTDRLNRKNEKAARDVLTDIAKQDLESGEILDTTDIEQASKAAHQMVQESIGTAMPSMFGNFSVSGETYYVEHKQRLFRWKSGTDAWYNTGLVDKGESFISTLMSTPFDYSAGASLFSDVFNSMGFKLAVANKTVYVGKRDGHLSQSFDEGETWNDVTADLPFPVEKFNTIAFAGSTVYVATDKGVAYSSDGTQWHEAVGIEGSPLVIEKIVVDGTRVYGTSGQYVYQTKGNSGTWEQVTPEIPDTVLSFDVDGNTLYVGTSSSGVLRFTLDE comes from the coding sequence ATGGAACAGAAGGATGCCAAACTCATTCAACGGATATTAGAGGGTGACCAAGACGCGTTTTCGCCGTTGGTCAACAAATATCAGAAGGGTGTTCACGCGCTGGCGTGGCGGAAAGTCGGGGACTTTCACATCGCACAAGAGATTGCACAGGACGCGTTTCTCAAGGCATATCAGAAACTCGGAACCTTGAAAAGTTATGAATCGTTTGGTGGCTGGCTTTATGTCATCGCGTCAAACTTGTGTCTCGACTGGCTCCGAAAGAATCCCCCGCCGGAGCAATCTTTGGAAGTTACCGATGCAAGCGAGGTGAATCAAGTGTCATATTCTCGATACATAGCAGGAAAGCAGGCGGCGGAAGCCGATGAGACGCGTCGTGAAATCGTCAAGAAATTGCTCCAAAAACTGCCGGAAAGCGAACGCACAGTGATGACGCTCCATTACCTCGGCGAAATGACGATAAAGACCATCAGTGAGTTTCTCGGTGTTTCGCCGAATACCGTCAAGAGCCGACTCAACCGCGCCCGAAATCGTCTAAAGAAGGAGGAAGATATGATTCGACAAAACCTTGGTAGTTTCCAATTACCTGCACAATTAGCAGAAAACATCATGCGAGAAATCTCGCGTATGACTCCCACCGCACCTGCTACGAATAAACCGGTGATTCCTTGGGCACTTTCTGCCGCTTCCGCTGTTTTAGTTTTGTTACTGATGGGTGTTGGTACACAATACCTCTCCCGCTTCCAGAAACCTTACGATTTGAATGCGACATCGGAACGGACAGTTGAGATTATTGAGGCAAATTTTGTCTTAGATTCACCCGCGAAACCTGCAGTGCGAAATCAGGCAGGTAGTTCGACTACCCCCGGTAAAAACCCCAGTGCCGGTCAAAAACCCGACGCTCGACTCTTCGCTGCAGCAATTAACGAAACAGAAGTTTCAACCCCGAAACCGCAGTGGATACAAACAAAGGGACCGGAAGGTGGTCTTGTTAACAGCCTCTTCACCACAACTTCCGGTGATATTTACGCAGGGACACCCACCAGCCTCTATAAACTCGCGGACGATGCGCGCGCATGGAGACTCGTTAATGCAAGAAGTGCCAGTTCACTCGGTATCCAAGATTGGATAGCGGGTGGGATACAGATGACGGAGCACGGTGATATGCTCTACCTTGCCACTGATACCGAAGTATTAGCTTCCACGGATAGAGGTGAGACGTGGGATTCGTTGGGCACCCATTCAGAAGGATCCCCCAGAGGCTTGGCGGTAACCGATGCGGGGTTTTATATCGCGTTTATTGAAGATATTTTCTTCTCTGAAGGTAATCAGACAGCGTGGGTATCATTGAAAGATGGCTTAGAAACCGAGAAGATTCGAGGACTTGTCTCCGTTGAAAACACTGTATTTGTCGGCACCGATACCGGCCTCTATCGCCGCAATGCTGAGGTGTGGGAACAGTTGTCAGTGGGTCCTGCAGATAAACGCGGGCAAAAACTGACCGTCCACGCCTTAGCAGCCTCTGAACACCGTCTCTATGTTGCCGCGGGTTGGGAATTTACAAATGAGATCGGCACCCAAGGCAAAGCGATAATGACAGGCGATAACTGGTGGTCAGTTTATCGCTCAACCGATTTGGGTGATACGTGGTATGCTATAAATCCAAGAAAAAGGACAGAAAATGAGAGAAAGCCGAAGGGCGGAATTTCAACTCTATTTCCCCCGAAGGGTGCCAATTCAACGCCTGTTGATTTTACCTATTCAAATTTCAAAATAATCACGTCTGGCGCTAAAGTTATGTTAGCGCATCCACGTGAACTTTTCTATTCAGTTAATGCTGGCGAGACGTGGACCTCCTTAGATTTAAAGGATAGGTCTGCTGGTATGAACAATATAGCGCCACCAATTGTGATGTTGGACGCAGATACCTTCTACAGAGGCAGCCAAGCTGGAGTCTATCGCACAACCGACGCAGGCGAATCGTGGCATCAACTTAATACAGGACTCGCTGGGACTACCGTTATGGATCTATTCTCTATTAACGGTAAACTCTACGCCTCTGAAATGGACGGACTTGTCACCTCGACTGACGGTGGTGAGTCTTGGACACCATTTACCGTCGATGCTCCGCCTATGGGAGGTATATCGGTTTTTCGGAAATTTGACGATGTGCTTTACATGAAGGGTATGGCAGTCATAAAACCTCAGATCCTGCGTTTATCTACAGAGGGTGACAAATTTATACCTATTCCTGGGATCCCTAAGATTTTTGAAAAAGTTGATCCGCTGAATAATGAACTAACGGATCGGTTAAACCGAAAAAACGAGAAGGCAGCACGCGATGTACTCACGGATATAGCTAAGCAAGACCTTGAGAGCGGTGAGATTCTCGATACTACGGATATTGAGCAGGCAAGTAAAGCAGCGCATCAGATGGTCCAAGAGTCAATTGGAACCGCTATGCCATCAATGTTCGGAAACTTTTCTGTCAGCGGCGAAACATATTATGTTGAACACAAGCAGAGACTCTTCAGATGGAAATCTGGTACGGATGCTTGGTATAACACCGGTTTAGTAGATAAAGGCGAAAGTTTTATTTCGACTTTAATGTCCACTCCTTTTGACTATTCGGCAGGGGCTTCTCTTTTTAGTGATGTTTTTAATTCTATGGGTTTCAAGCTCGCGGTTGCAAATAAAACCGTTTACGTTGGAAAAAGAGATGGACATCTCTCTCAATCATTCGATGAGGGCGAAACTTGGAACGATGTCACCGCAGACCTTCCGTTTCCTGTGGAGAAGTTCAATACAATTGCCTTCGCGGGATCAACTGTTTATGTGGCAACCGATAAAGGGGTCGCTTATTCAAGCGATGGAACTCAATGGCATGAGGCAGTTGGCATTGAAGGCAGCCCACTTGTTATTGAAAAAATTGTGGTGGATGGCACGAGGGTATATGGGACATCCGGACAATACGTGTATCAGACGAAAGGGAATTCAGGCACATGGGAACAAGTAACGCCTGAAATCCCTGATACCGTCTTGTCGTTTGATGTTGATGGCAACACGCTTTATGTTGGAACTTCCAGCAGTGGTGTGCTGCGTTTCACGCTTGACGAGTAG
- a CDS encoding sigma-70 family RNA polymerase sigma factor produces MEQKDAQLIQQVLQGDQEAFALLVNKYQKGVHALVWRKIGDFHIAQEITQDAFLRAYQKLETLKNHNLFGGWLYVIAARLCSDWFQKKSLPEQSLEVTDMNEVNRASYSRYVAQKQEAEADETRREVVKELLQKLPESERTVMTLHYLGEMTIKTISEFLGVSPNTVKSRLSRARNRLKKEENMIRQNLGSFQLPMQLTENIMREISRLAPTAPAANKPMGPWVLSAASAVLVFLLMGVGTQYLSRFQKPYNLNATSERTVELIEAAFVLDSPAKPAIRNQAGSSATPGKNPGAGQKPDTRLFAAALVDEAEVSTPKPQWIQTKGPEGASVNTLFTTTGGDIYAGTPTSLYKLSDDQRVWKLVSAEMETSRSVEDWITSGGQMVEHNDTLYVATDTEILTSTDSGSTWNSLGSHPKGAPAGLVITNTGFYLGLTEGVYHSQDRGSSWIALKNGLDVKRIHALAAVENTVFAGTDNGLYRLSTGTWDRVYIRPEGVSMEEPTIYALIVAEHRLYAAAGDAEMRSKSGMDNNAWWSLYRSTNSGDSWYSIDPWERLENEEQRNRKGRFPVGFGVDLEMFSKIKIVAAEERVMVVDANGELFYSINTGETWNSLDLKLGSDYNIAPPVLMLDKNTFYRGVPPGVQRTTDAGKSWHQFNTGFVDTTVTTLITIKGKLYANSMTGFVTSIDGGESWTPLPSGIDHGVFARGGIDHGVFVKAYDDSLYVKRGNQMNSLSPIARLSTEDTIPKFIPDMPAFAEVDPGNTVTIEIPPEVVMTALEAITGKSKEEIEALDPEQANEMLMGIDLNEALKDHIDLEQLKNEALNKALQEQPTAGMMSFYGDFAISGDTYYVEYQQRLFRWKPGMAAWYDTGVKDEAEPPSLSNLYSADYAEATDLMQSLGVKLAVSGKTLYVGKQDGHLMQSFDEGDTWNDVTADLPFSVAAYNTVVFAGSTVYVATDKGVAYSSDGTRWHKVTDAEGMPLVIEKFAVDGATVYGATERQVYELKENSSTWKQVTPEVPSAIISFTVDNNTLYVGTLGRGVLRFPLDKI; encoded by the coding sequence ATGGAACAGAAAGATGCACAACTCATTCAACAGGTACTCCAAGGCGATCAAGAGGCGTTCGCTCTTCTCGTCAACAAGTATCAGAAGGGTGTGCATGCCCTCGTGTGGCGAAAAATCGGTGATTTTCACATCGCTCAGGAAATCACGCAGGACGCGTTTCTCAGGGCATACCAAAAACTCGAAACATTAAAAAATCACAATTTGTTTGGAGGATGGCTTTATGTCATCGCGGCGCGCTTGTGTTCTGACTGGTTCCAAAAGAAATCCTTACCGGAACAATCCTTGGAGGTCACTGATATGAATGAGGTGAATCGAGCGTCATACTCTCGATATGTCGCCCAGAAACAGGAAGCCGAAGCCGATGAGACGCGTCGTGAAGTCGTCAAGGAACTGCTCCAAAAACTGCCGGAAAGCGAACGCACAGTGATGACGCTCCATTACCTCGGAGAAATGACGATCAAGACCATCAGCGAATTTCTCGGTGTCTCTCCAAATACCGTTAAAAGCCGGCTTAGCCGCGCACGAAACCGCCTAAAAAAGGAAGAAAACATGATTCGACAAAACCTCGGCAGTTTCCAACTGCCTATGCAATTAACAGAAAATATTATGCGAGAAATCTCGCGTCTTGCTCCCACTGCACCTGCTGCAAATAAGCCAATGGGACCTTGGGTGCTTTCTGCCGCCTCAGCGGTTCTGGTTTTCCTACTGATGGGTGTTGGTACACAATACCTCTCCCGCTTCCAGAAACCATACAATTTAAACGCCACATCGGAACGGACAGTTGAGCTTATTGAAGCAGCTTTTGTCTTAGATTCACCCGCGAAACCCGCAATTCGGAATCAGGCAGGTAGTTCGGCTACCCCAGGTAAAAACCCCGGTGCCGGTCAAAAACCCGACACTCGCCTCTTCGCTGCAGCACTCGTTGACGAAGCCGAAGTTTCAACGCCTAAACCGCAGTGGATACAGACAAAAGGACCCGAGGGTGCTTCAGTCAACACCCTCTTTACGACAACGGGTGGGGACATTTACGCGGGGACACCGACCAGTCTTTATAAATTGTCGGACGATCAGCGCGTATGGAAACTTGTTAGTGCCGAAATGGAAACCTCACGCAGCGTGGAGGATTGGATAACGAGCGGGGGGCAAATGGTAGAGCACAACGATACGCTTTATGTCGCTACCGATACAGAAATATTAACTTCTACCGATAGTGGTAGCACATGGAACTCGCTCGGCAGCCATCCAAAAGGCGCGCCAGCAGGATTAGTGATAACCAACACAGGCTTTTATCTTGGGCTTACTGAGGGAGTTTATCATTCTCAAGATAGGGGCTCATCGTGGATAGCTCTGAAAAATGGATTGGATGTCAAGAGAATTCACGCCCTCGCTGCCGTTGAAAACACTGTATTTGCTGGCACCGATAACGGACTCTATCGTCTGAGTACTGGGACATGGGACAGAGTGTACATTCGTCCAGAAGGGGTGAGCATGGAGGAACCGACTATCTATGCCTTGATAGTTGCAGAGCACCGGCTTTATGCTGCAGCTGGAGATGCAGAGATGCGATCCAAATCAGGAATGGACAATAACGCATGGTGGTCTCTCTATCGTTCAACAAATTCAGGTGATTCTTGGTATTCTATAGATCCGTGGGAAAGATTAGAGAATGAGGAACAGAGGAACCGAAAGGGTAGGTTTCCGGTTGGATTTGGAGTCGATCTGGAGATGTTCTCGAAAATCAAGATAGTCGCAGCAGAAGAAAGGGTGATGGTGGTAGATGCGAACGGAGAACTTTTCTACTCTATAAACACCGGAGAGACGTGGAATTCCTTAGATTTAAAGCTCGGATCAGATTACAATATCGCTCCGCCCGTGCTGATGTTAGATAAGAACACCTTCTATAGAGGTGTCCCACCCGGGGTTCAGCGGACAACCGATGCCGGTAAATCATGGCATCAGTTTAATACTGGATTCGTGGACACTACCGTTACCACATTGATCACTATTAAGGGTAAGCTCTACGCAAATTCAATGACTGGATTTGTTACCTCAATAGACGGTGGTGAGTCGTGGACACCGCTCCCCAGTGGTATTGACCACGGTGTTTTTGCCCGCGGCGGTATTGACCACGGTGTTTTTGTTAAGGCTTATGACGATAGCCTTTATGTGAAGAGGGGAAATCAAATGAATTCACTTTCACCCATAGCTCGGCTATCCACCGAGGACACTATCCCAAAGTTTATCCCTGACATGCCTGCTTTTGCGGAAGTCGATCCAGGTAATACGGTGACGATAGAGATACCGCCAGAAGTGGTCATGACCGCGCTGGAAGCGATTACAGGTAAGAGCAAGGAAGAGATTGAAGCACTTGATCCTGAACAGGCAAATGAGATGCTCATGGGTATCGATTTAAATGAGGCACTCAAGGATCACATTGATCTTGAGCAGCTCAAAAATGAAGCACTCAATAAGGCACTTCAGGAACAACCCACAGCTGGTATGATGTCGTTTTATGGTGACTTTGCCATTAGCGGTGATACGTACTATGTTGAATACCAGCAGCGGCTTTTCAGGTGGAAACCCGGTATGGCTGCGTGGTATGACACGGGGGTAAAAGATGAAGCCGAACCCCCCTCTCTTTCTAACCTCTATTCTGCTGATTATGCTGAGGCGACTGATCTTATGCAATCTCTCGGTGTCAAACTTGCAGTGTCCGGTAAAACCCTCTATGTTGGCAAACAGGATGGACACCTCATGCAGTCGTTTGATGAAGGGGATACCTGGAATGATGTCACCGCAGATCTCCCATTTTCTGTTGCCGCTTACAACACAGTCGTCTTCGCTGGGTCAACTGTTTACGTAGCAACAGATAAAGGTGTCGCATATTCAAGCGATGGGACGCGTTGGCATAAGGTAACCGATGCGGAAGGCATGCCACTTGTCATAGAGAAATTTGCGGTGGACGGCGCAACCGTCTATGGCGCAACGGAACGGCAGGTGTATGAATTGAAGGAGAATTCGAGTACATGGAAACAGGTTACGCCAGAAGTTCCAAGCGCGATCATCTCCTTTACTGTTGATAATAACACGCTTTATGTCGGAACGCTCGGTCGTGGTGTACTCCGTTTCCCGCTTGATAAAATTTAG
- a CDS encoding PA14 domain-containing protein, with translation MRRRTNRALLLSFGLHVGLMLVISPFLANHFTLEKESISAEILEPESEKPVRRRGLPTRSPIVPQVNEAESSSSPASPTYTPEVNVPKAPVYADMAPDMVTHADISQTDAPSPVSNASFGKDGALSGPVVIEGQQGSGFGGPKHGRYGRGNGFAHGTGVSDVEPVTLDAVDAGLGIFSTDVMPGYGLIGQVYVPGGKIEWMPDFGALTPIYTFITTNLDVPIREYTKGFPTPEKQTVVENFAVRFRGQLAVDTPGKYVFWLLSDDGSKLYINSTLVINNDGVHGIMRRKGRKDLSKNTQVSWEIDGHFIELGKRGSIELAAGTHPFEIQYFQGPRYEIALQWFYQPPNAHRQIVPPEVIYRPGKSSVPDALKKLQQRLKGIEDIE, from the coding sequence ATGCGTAGACGCACAAATCGTGCCTTATTGCTATCTTTCGGGCTTCATGTCGGTCTGATGTTGGTGATTTCCCCATTTCTTGCCAATCACTTTACTTTAGAAAAAGAGAGCATATCCGCTGAGATATTGGAGCCAGAATCCGAGAAGCCAGTGAGAAGACGGGGCTTACCCACGCGTTCACCGATAGTGCCACAAGTGAACGAGGCGGAATCATCCTCTTCTCCTGCTTCGCCGACGTATACGCCAGAGGTGAACGTTCCGAAGGCACCAGTTTATGCCGATATGGCTCCTGATATGGTTACGCATGCCGATATCTCACAAACGGATGCGCCAAGTCCTGTGTCCAACGCCAGTTTTGGTAAGGATGGTGCCTTGTCAGGTCCTGTTGTCATTGAGGGACAGCAAGGAAGCGGTTTTGGTGGACCCAAACATGGTCGGTATGGTAGGGGAAACGGCTTTGCCCATGGAACAGGTGTATCAGACGTGGAACCCGTAACGCTTGATGCTGTAGATGCCGGACTCGGTATTTTCAGCACGGACGTGATGCCCGGATACGGTTTAATCGGGCAAGTCTATGTACCTGGTGGCAAAATTGAGTGGATGCCAGATTTCGGGGCTTTGACACCTATCTATACTTTTATTACGACGAATTTAGATGTCCCCATAAGGGAGTATACAAAGGGATTTCCTACACCAGAAAAGCAGACTGTCGTTGAGAATTTCGCAGTCCGTTTCCGTGGACAATTGGCTGTAGATACACCCGGCAAATACGTCTTCTGGCTTTTATCGGATGATGGTTCAAAGTTATACATCAACAGTACTCTCGTTATCAATAACGATGGAGTTCACGGAATCATGCGTCGCAAAGGGCGTAAGGATTTATCAAAAAATACCCAGGTATCGTGGGAGATCGATGGTCATTTCATAGAACTTGGAAAACGGGGAAGTATTGAGTTAGCAGCGGGGACGCATCCATTTGAAATTCAATATTTCCAAGGTCCCCGTTATGAAATCGCGCTTCAGTGGTTCTATCAACCGCCAAATGCCCATAGACAGATTGTTCCACCTGAAGTTATCTATCGCCCCGGTAAGTCAAGCGTTCCAGATGCGTTGAAAAAACTACAACAACGTCTTAAGGGAATTGAGGACATAGAGTAA